A DNA window from Niabella yanshanensis contains the following coding sequences:
- a CDS encoding FtsW/RodA/SpoVE family cell cycle protein, with amino-acid sequence MSVTSEISNTIPSTDWRNNLDRHTRGDKVIWALVVLLTLVSLLAVYSATGSLAYKNYKGNTEIYLFKQVVFILLGFGVVYFAHRVNYTVYSKVAQILFLLSIPLLIYTLFFGAKINEGSRWIKLPIINMTMQTSDLAKLALFMYLARLLSRKQQVIKDFKKGFLPVILPIGITCLFIAPANLSTALLLGASCMILLFIGRVDTRHLLMVIGLALIPITMLIIAAVARHSSEINAAETTTATEHVEGTTRKSGGILVRVSTWVGRVENFIYGGKEADNDEMYQVNQAKIAISKGGFLGVGPGNSTTRDYLPQAYNDFIFAIIIEEYGILGGAFLVFVYLVFLYRCIRIFKKCPFAFGAFLALGLSFTLAIQALANMAVTVNLFPVTGVTLPLVSMGGSSFLFTCLAIGIILSVSRNVENLEPATKATEPVVTENKEESE; translated from the coding sequence ATGTCTGTAACGTCCGAAATATCAAATACAATTCCTTCTACCGACTGGCGCAATAATTTGGATCGCCATACGCGTGGGGACAAAGTTATATGGGCATTGGTAGTGTTGTTAACACTGGTGTCATTGCTGGCTGTATACAGTGCAACAGGTTCTCTGGCTTACAAAAACTATAAAGGTAATACAGAAATCTATCTTTTTAAACAGGTTGTATTTATTTTGCTGGGATTTGGAGTGGTTTATTTTGCGCATCGGGTTAATTATACGGTGTATTCTAAAGTGGCTCAGATACTTTTTTTGCTGAGCATACCGCTCCTGATCTATACCTTGTTTTTCGGGGCCAAAATAAATGAAGGTAGCCGCTGGATCAAATTGCCCATTATTAACATGACCATGCAAACTTCTGATCTTGCCAAGCTCGCATTGTTCATGTATCTCGCCCGGTTGTTAAGCCGCAAACAGCAGGTAATAAAGGATTTTAAAAAAGGTTTTTTGCCGGTTATTCTGCCCATTGGTATTACCTGTTTATTTATTGCGCCGGCTAACTTGTCTACAGCTTTGTTGTTGGGCGCCAGTTGTATGATACTGTTGTTCATTGGCAGGGTTGATACCCGACATTTATTAATGGTAATAGGGTTGGCGTTAATACCTATTACAATGCTTATTATAGCTGCTGTTGCAAGGCATAGTTCGGAGATAAATGCAGCTGAAACCACAACAGCTACAGAACATGTTGAGGGAACGACCAGGAAATCAGGCGGCATACTGGTTCGTGTAAGCACCTGGGTAGGCAGGGTAGAGAACTTTATTTACGGAGGGAAGGAAGCTGATAATGATGAAATGTACCAGGTGAACCAGGCCAAGATAGCCATATCAAAAGGAGGCTTCCTGGGGGTAGGACCTGGAAATAGTACTACCCGCGACTATCTGCCCCAGGCTTATAACGATTTCATATTTGCGATCATTATTGAAGAGTATGGAATATTGGGAGGTGCTTTCCTGGTCTTTGTATACCTGGTTTTTTTGTATCGCTGTATCAGGATCTTTAAAAAATGCCCGTTTGCATTTGGTGCCTTCCTGGCTTTAGGCCTGAGTTTTACATTGGCCATACAGGCATTGGCAAATATGGCGGTAACAGTTAACCTGTTTCCGGTTACAGGTGTAACCCTCCCATTGGTAAGCATGGGCGGATCCAGTTTCCTGTTTACCTGCCTGGCGATAGGAATTATTTTAAGCGTGTCCAGGAACGTAGAAAACCTCGAGCCTGCAACTAAAGCAACAGAGCCGGTTGTGACAGAAAATAAAGAAGAAAGTGAATAA
- the murD gene encoding UDP-N-acetylmuramoyl-L-alanine--D-glutamate ligase, protein MAKQLVILGGGESGVGAAVLAKHKGYEVLVSDGGSLKEVYRNELDAAGIEWEQGAHSVDRILEADEVVKSPGIPEKNELIKQIRKKGIPVISEIELAYRYKGDSKIVAITGSNGKTTTTSLIYHILNTGGLNTALVGNIGESFARQVALDPKPVYVVEVSSFQLDDIITFRPDIAVLTNITEDHLDRYDYNFENYIRSKFRIIENQKKGDYFIYNMDDEVTMRYIDQFKINSNQLPISMAHENNGAFIKDGEMYVRTGDDFMSMSVYDFTLKGKHNQYNTMAGSLAGTTMEIRKEKIREAVQTFQNLEHRMEHVATIRGVEFINDSKATNINSTWYALESMDKPTILVLGGVDKGNDYSLLMDMVKEKVKAIVCLGLDNQKIHAAFDGVVPVIVDTASAQEAVTAAFSYSEKGDVVLLSPGCASFDLFKNYEDRGTQFKKAVIDL, encoded by the coding sequence GTGGCGAAGCAACTGGTGATATTAGGAGGAGGAGAAAGTGGCGTTGGTGCGGCAGTACTGGCTAAGCATAAAGGCTACGAGGTATTGGTCTCTGACGGAGGTTCTTTGAAAGAAGTATATCGTAACGAACTGGATGCTGCCGGCATAGAATGGGAGCAGGGCGCACATAGTGTAGACAGGATTTTGGAAGCTGATGAAGTGGTGAAGAGCCCGGGTATACCCGAAAAAAATGAGCTGATAAAGCAGATTCGTAAAAAAGGCATACCTGTTATCAGTGAAATAGAATTGGCTTACCGGTATAAAGGTGATAGCAAAATAGTTGCTATAACAGGTAGTAATGGTAAAACAACTACCACGTCTCTTATCTATCATATTCTTAATACCGGAGGGCTGAATACAGCGCTCGTAGGTAATATCGGGGAGTCATTTGCCAGGCAGGTAGCTTTAGACCCCAAACCTGTGTATGTAGTAGAGGTGAGCAGTTTCCAGCTGGATGATATTATTACATTCAGGCCCGACATAGCGGTGCTTACCAATATTACCGAAGATCACCTGGACCGTTACGATTACAATTTCGAGAATTATATCAGGAGCAAGTTTAGAATAATAGAAAATCAAAAGAAGGGCGATTACTTCATTTACAATATGGATGATGAAGTAACAATGAGATACATCGATCAATTTAAAATCAACTCAAACCAATTACCGATTAGTATGGCACACGAAAACAACGGCGCTTTTATTAAGGATGGCGAAATGTATGTTAGAACAGGCGATGATTTTATGTCAATGAGCGTATATGATTTTACGCTAAAGGGTAAACACAATCAATACAATACTATGGCGGGAAGCCTGGCAGGTACCACAATGGAAATCCGGAAGGAGAAAATCCGTGAAGCAGTTCAAACCTTCCAGAACCTGGAGCACAGGATGGAACATGTGGCTACCATTCGCGGGGTTGAGTTTATAAATGATAGCAAGGCTACTAATATTAACTCAACCTGGTATGCGCTGGAGAGCATGGATAAGCCAACTATTCTGGTGTTAGGCGGAGTTGATAAAGGAAATGATTATAGTCTTTTAATGGACATGGTAAAGGAAAAGGTAAAAGCCATTGTTTGCCTGGGATTAGATAACCAGAAAATTCATGCTGCTTTTGATGGTGTAGTGCCTGTAATAGTGGATACGGCTAGTGCGCAGGAAGCAGTTACCGCAGCATTCAGCTACTCCGAAAAAGGTGATGTGGTGTTGTTGAGTCCGGGTTGCGCCAGTTTCGACCTGTTTAAAAATTATGAAGACAGGGGCACGCAGTTTAAGAAAGCGGTTATTGATCTTTAA
- a CDS encoding UDP-N-acetylmuramoyl-L-alanyl-D-glutamate--2,6-diaminopimelate ligase has protein sequence MLLQEILYKTSLQSVAGATDIAVTGIAIDSRSVQPGNIFVAVKGVAADGHQFISKAIQGGAVAIVCEALPATMDGAVTYIQVEDSAAAAGIIAHNFYGRPSAQIKLIGVTGTNGKTTVATLLYQLFSALGYKCGLLSTVQNHIGSKVIAATHTTPDTVQLNRLLGQMVEEGCAYVFMEVSSHAINQRRIEGLEFAVGIFTNISHDHLDYHKTFDEYIRVKKMFFDQLPKTAFAITNIDDKRGMVMLQNTAAIAKTYSLKAVSDFKGKILDNGIMGLHMLIDEQEVHFRLIGSFNAHNLLAVYGAAICLEQDKYEVLQALSILNGAEGRFEYIISPNEKVIAIIDYAHTPDALLNVLATIKKLKKGFEQVITVAGCGGNRDKTKRPVMAEVACEYSDKVILTSDNPRFEDAAEIIRDMEAGVPAASKRKCISITDRREAIKTALTLAGKEDIVLIAGKGHEKYQEIDGVKHHFDDKEVVREVFELLSK, from the coding sequence GTGTTACTACAGGAAATTTTATATAAGACCAGTTTGCAGTCGGTAGCGGGAGCTACAGATATCGCTGTCACTGGTATTGCTATAGACTCCCGTAGTGTGCAGCCTGGTAATATATTTGTTGCAGTAAAGGGTGTTGCTGCAGACGGACACCAGTTTATTTCGAAAGCAATACAAGGCGGGGCTGTAGCCATTGTATGTGAAGCATTGCCCGCAACCATGGATGGGGCTGTTACTTATATCCAGGTAGAGGATAGCGCTGCAGCAGCAGGAATTATCGCCCATAATTTTTACGGTCGCCCTTCTGCTCAGATAAAGTTGATAGGTGTTACCGGCACCAACGGAAAAACAACGGTTGCAACCCTACTGTATCAGCTGTTTAGTGCGCTGGGTTATAAATGTGGTTTATTGAGCACTGTTCAAAATCATATCGGCAGCAAAGTAATAGCTGCAACCCATACTACGCCTGATACGGTGCAACTAAACCGGTTGCTGGGGCAGATGGTAGAAGAGGGTTGTGCTTATGTGTTTATGGAAGTGAGCTCTCATGCTATCAACCAGCGTAGAATTGAAGGGCTCGAATTTGCCGTCGGCATTTTTACTAATATATCTCATGACCACCTGGATTATCATAAAACCTTTGATGAATATATCCGGGTGAAAAAGATGTTTTTTGATCAGCTACCTAAAACAGCTTTTGCGATTACGAATATAGACGATAAGCGCGGGATGGTGATGCTGCAGAATACAGCGGCTATAGCTAAAACCTATTCGTTGAAAGCAGTGAGCGATTTTAAAGGAAAGATTCTTGATAACGGCATCATGGGCCTGCACATGCTGATTGATGAGCAGGAGGTGCATTTCAGGTTGATTGGGTCTTTTAACGCCCACAATCTTCTGGCAGTATATGGTGCGGCTATTTGTTTGGAGCAGGATAAGTATGAAGTGTTACAAGCACTCAGCATTTTGAATGGAGCAGAAGGACGCTTCGAGTACATCATTTCTCCTAATGAAAAAGTGATAGCGATTATCGACTACGCGCATACGCCGGATGCTTTATTGAACGTGTTGGCTACGATCAAAAAATTAAAGAAGGGATTTGAGCAGGTGATTACAGTGGCAGGGTGTGGGGGAAACAGGGATAAAACCAAAAGACCTGTTATGGCTGAAGTCGCTTGCGAGTATAGTGACAAGGTAATACTGACAAGTGATAATCCGAGGTTTGAAGATGCAGCCGAAATTATCAGGGATATGGAGGCCGGTGTTCCGGCAGCATCCAAAAGAAAGTGTATTTCTATAACAGATAGAAGAGAAGCGATAAAAACGGCACTCACCCTGGCGGGTAAAGAAGATATTGTATTGATAGCTGGTAAGGGCCACGAAAAGTACCAGGAAATTGATGGAGTAAAACATCATTTTGATGATAAGGAAGTAGTGAGGGAGGTGTTCGAATTATTAAGTAAATAA
- the mraY gene encoding phospho-N-acetylmuramoyl-pentapeptide-transferase: MLYHLFEWFKQQGINFPGRQLMEFQTFRVMMAVLLALIITLVYGKKLINLLSAKLVGETVRDLGLAGEQAKKGTPTMGGIIIIMGILIPTLLFARLNTVYVLLMLACTIWLGIIGFIDDYLKLRAKRLAQEQGVAYKKGDKDGLAGWFKIFGQVGIGILVGSVLYFNSNVKIWREYTGNPSKPEVITKMVNGKAKYFVESKEPITTIPFVKNHEFNYSKLLPDSLKDYTWVLYILVVIFIITAVSNASNITDGLDGLASGTSALIGVLLGIFAYASGNLYFADYLNIMYIPNLGELSIFLAAMIGACVGFMWYNSYPAQVFMGDTGSLTLGGIIAAIAIIVHKELLIPIFCGVFFVEILSVSLQVTYFKYTKKKYGEGRRIFLMSPLHHHFQKKGYHEAKIVTRFWIIQVMLVVICLVTLKLR, encoded by the coding sequence ATGTTATATCACCTATTTGAATGGTTTAAGCAACAAGGGATTAATTTCCCGGGAAGGCAATTGATGGAGTTTCAGACCTTCCGTGTGATGATGGCTGTGCTGCTTGCTTTGATCATTACATTGGTGTACGGTAAAAAGCTGATCAACCTGCTGAGTGCCAAATTGGTAGGGGAAACTGTCCGTGATTTGGGATTAGCCGGTGAGCAGGCCAAAAAAGGTACTCCAACAATGGGTGGGATCATTATCATCATGGGGATACTGATACCAACCTTGTTATTTGCCCGGTTAAATACTGTATATGTATTGCTGATGCTGGCTTGTACAATTTGGTTAGGTATTATCGGGTTTATTGATGATTATTTAAAGCTGAGGGCCAAGCGCCTGGCACAGGAGCAGGGAGTTGCTTATAAAAAAGGGGATAAGGATGGTTTAGCGGGCTGGTTTAAGATCTTCGGGCAAGTGGGTATTGGTATATTGGTAGGTTCTGTTTTGTATTTCAACAGCAATGTTAAGATATGGAGAGAATACACGGGAAATCCTTCCAAACCTGAAGTGATCACCAAAATGGTAAACGGCAAAGCCAAATATTTTGTTGAATCCAAAGAGCCCATTACTACTATTCCTTTTGTAAAAAATCATGAGTTTAATTACTCGAAGCTATTGCCCGATTCTCTGAAAGATTATACCTGGGTGCTTTATATTCTTGTGGTAATATTTATTATAACAGCGGTTTCCAATGCATCAAATATTACAGATGGCTTGGATGGACTGGCCTCCGGAACCTCGGCGCTTATAGGGGTATTACTCGGGATCTTCGCCTATGCCAGTGGTAATTTATATTTTGCCGATTACCTGAATATCATGTATATACCCAACCTGGGAGAATTATCTATTTTCCTGGCAGCGATGATCGGGGCCTGCGTAGGGTTTATGTGGTATAATTCTTATCCCGCACAGGTGTTTATGGGAGATACGGGTAGTTTAACCTTAGGGGGCATTATAGCTGCCATAGCGATCATTGTGCATAAAGAATTACTGATCCCTATCTTCTGCGGGGTGTTTTTTGTAGAAATATTGAGCGTGAGTTTACAGGTGACTTACTTTAAGTATACCAAGAAAAAATATGGCGAAGGCAGGCGCATTTTCCTGATGAGCCCGTTGCACCATCATTTTCAGAAGAAGGGGTATCACGAAGCAAAGATCGTAACCCGATTTTGGATCATACAGGTAATGCTGGTTGTAATTTGTCTGGTAACACTTAAACTGAGGTAA